A single window of Granulicella cerasi DNA harbors:
- a CDS encoding transaldolase — MANLLDQLKSYTTVVADTGDINSIKKYKPTDATTNPSLIAAAAQMPEYQQIVDDTLNEAKKELGESADDKAIAAHAFKSLAVAFGKKILEIVPGRVSTEVDARLSFDGEKTIEQAHDIIAQYDKAGIGRDRVLIKIASTWEGIQAAGQLEKEGIHCNLTLLFGLHQAIACAEAGVTLISPFVGRILDWYKKNEPNADYEGANDPGVKSVTEIYNYYKKYGYPVQVMGASFRNTGEIKELAGSDLLTIAPKLLEELQTTEGTLERKLDPAKSKDSTIEKISLDKATFEKMHAENKMAHDKLKEGIDGFSKALEELEQLLAKRVAELKGK, encoded by the coding sequence ATGGCGAACCTTTTGGACCAGCTCAAGTCGTACACGACCGTTGTAGCGGACACCGGCGACATCAACTCGATCAAGAAGTACAAGCCGACCGACGCGACGACCAACCCGTCGCTCATCGCCGCCGCCGCGCAGATGCCGGAGTACCAGCAAATCGTCGACGACACCCTGAACGAAGCCAAGAAGGAACTCGGCGAGAGCGCTGACGACAAGGCCATCGCTGCCCACGCGTTCAAGTCGCTGGCCGTAGCCTTCGGCAAGAAGATCCTCGAGATCGTCCCCGGCCGCGTGTCGACCGAAGTGGACGCTCGCCTCAGCTTCGACGGAGAGAAGACCATCGAGCAGGCGCACGACATCATCGCTCAGTATGACAAGGCCGGCATCGGTCGCGACCGCGTGCTGATCAAGATCGCTTCGACCTGGGAAGGCATTCAGGCCGCCGGCCAGCTTGAGAAGGAAGGCATTCACTGCAACCTGACGCTTCTCTTCGGTCTGCATCAGGCGATCGCCTGCGCCGAAGCTGGCGTGACGCTGATCTCGCCGTTCGTCGGCCGCATTCTCGACTGGTACAAGAAGAACGAGCCGAACGCAGACTACGAAGGCGCGAACGATCCCGGCGTAAAGTCGGTGACCGAGATCTACAACTACTACAAGAAGTACGGCTATCCGGTGCAGGTGATGGGCGCCAGCTTCCGCAACACGGGTGAGATCAAGGAACTCGCCGGTTCGGACCTGCTGACCATCGCTCCGAAGCTGCTCGAAGAGCTGCAGACGACCGAAGGCACGCTCGAGCGCAAGCTCGATCCGGCCAAGTCCAAGGACTCGACGATCGAGAAGATCTCGCTGGACAAGGCGACCTTCGAGAAGATGCACGCCGAGAACAAGATGGCCCACGACAAGCTGAAGGAAGGCATCGACGGCTTCTCGAAGGCGCTCGAAGAACTCGAGCAGCTTCTCGCCAAGCGCGTTGCCGAGCTGAAGGGCAAGTAA
- a CDS encoding DUF6036 family nucleotidyltransferase, with protein sequence MLKDQRDLLRALNAHHAEYLVVGGHASIAYGVARLTGDMDVWIRMSEENSLRVFKALADFGAPLQGLSSADFNTTETDYFQFGIIPARIDVLQGIDGVSFESAWQRRIYRTIEDGLDAPYLSLEDLLSNKSAVGRPKDLADIAELRKAKKLNS encoded by the coding sequence ATGCTCAAGGACCAAAGAGACTTATTACGCGCGCTCAACGCTCATCACGCTGAATATCTCGTGGTGGGTGGTCATGCGTCTATCGCCTACGGCGTTGCGCGCCTCACCGGCGATATGGATGTTTGGATTCGCATGAGCGAAGAAAACAGCCTACGAGTCTTCAAGGCGTTAGCTGATTTCGGCGCACCGCTTCAAGGGCTTTCTTCAGCCGACTTCAATACAACTGAGACAGACTATTTTCAATTCGGCATCATCCCCGCACGTATTGATGTGCTGCAAGGGATAGACGGCGTGTCATTTGAATCAGCCTGGCAGCGGCGCATCTATCGAACGATTGAAGACGGGCTTGACGCTCCTTACCTCTCGCTTGAGGACCTTCTCTCGAATAAGAGTGCGGTAGGTCGTCCGAAAGATCTTGCAGACATTGCAGAATTGCGTAAAGCAAAGAAGTTGAATTCCTAA
- the hslV gene encoding ATP-dependent protease subunit HslV: MKNSTRRGAQAHPLDLGPDEHGVRRRVRSTTVLCVRRGDSVVMAADGQVTLGATVMKSNARKLRRLYNDKILAGFAGSTADAFSLFTRFEAKLEQYNGQLDRAAVELAKDWRTDKMLRQLQALLVVADTKRMFVLSGDGDVIEPDPVADGVIATIGSGGSFALAAATALVENTQLSAREIVERSMKIAAEICIYSNLNMVIEELQA, translated from the coding sequence ATGAAAAACTCCACACGCCGTGGTGCTCAGGCGCACCCATTGGATCTTGGCCCGGATGAGCATGGCGTGCGCCGCCGCGTGCGTTCGACGACGGTGCTGTGCGTGCGTCGCGGAGACAGCGTAGTGATGGCCGCAGACGGCCAGGTAACGCTGGGCGCGACGGTGATGAAGAGCAACGCGCGCAAGTTGCGCCGCCTGTACAACGACAAAATTCTTGCGGGCTTTGCAGGCTCGACTGCGGATGCGTTCTCTCTTTTCACGCGCTTCGAGGCGAAGCTCGAGCAATACAACGGACAGCTGGACCGCGCGGCGGTGGAGCTGGCGAAGGATTGGCGCACGGACAAGATGCTGCGCCAGTTGCAGGCGCTGCTAGTGGTCGCGGATACGAAGCGGATGTTCGTGCTCTCCGGCGACGGCGATGTGATTGAGCCGGACCCTGTGGCCGATGGCGTGATCGCGACGATCGGCTCCGGCGGCAGCTTTGCGTTGGCTGCGGCAACGGCGCTGGTGGAGAACACGCAGCTCAGCGCGCGCGAGATCGTAGAGCGCAGCATGAAGATTGCTGCGGAGATTTGTATCTACTCGAACTTGAACATGGTGATTGAAGAGTTGCAGGCGTAG
- a CDS encoding DUF3592 domain-containing protein encodes MRPSLHNLAPILHRHNVQVGTAIGVGSLAAVIGGIWLVQYLRRPSAAEVERRRREQLGRTGRITDGVIVDSLMLNGDPATVQAPEVLVYSYQLSGVTYNCAQDVSMLHDKVQHCRLDQPVQVRYDTRYPGNSIIVTEEWSGIWAGPISKSA; translated from the coding sequence ATGCGACCTTCGCTTCATAACCTCGCGCCGATCCTCCACCGCCACAACGTGCAGGTGGGCACCGCTATCGGCGTCGGTTCGCTCGCGGCGGTCATCGGAGGCATCTGGCTGGTGCAATATCTGCGCCGCCCCTCTGCAGCAGAGGTCGAACGTCGTCGCCGCGAGCAGTTGGGACGCACCGGACGGATCACCGATGGTGTCATCGTCGACTCGCTCATGCTGAACGGCGATCCGGCCACGGTGCAAGCACCCGAGGTGCTCGTGTACAGCTATCAACTTTCAGGGGTCACGTACAACTGCGCGCAGGACGTCTCCATGCTGCACGACAAAGTGCAACATTGCCGATTGGACCAGCCCGTGCAGGTCCGTTACGACACCCGCTATCCCGGCAACAGCATCATCGTCACCGAGGAGTGGAGCGGCATCTGGGCTGGCCCCATCAGCAAGAGCGCTTAG
- a CDS encoding glycosyltransferase family 2 protein: MSYPDFVSPARLPMRVAVVVPCYNEAASIGRVVRDFRAALPGAEIYVYDNNSSDNTVELAREAGAFVASETLQGKGNVMRRMFSDVEADIYVLVDGDATYEAKSAPEMIRMLAEQRLDMVTGTRVTEIKAAYRRGHRAGNLLLTGIVARIFGNRMTDMLSGYRVMSRRFVKSFPALSSGFETETELTIHALELAMPLGEIDTPYYDRGEGSTSKLNTYNDGLRILLTIIKLVKEERPLQFFSLLSLVLFVTGVGISIPILLEYHRTHLVPRLPTALLSTGIVLLSFMLLVCGLILDSVARGRKETKRLRYLEIAHTKPGQELDLSIFG; encoded by the coding sequence ATGAGTTATCCCGATTTCGTCTCCCCTGCCAGGCTCCCGATGCGCGTCGCTGTAGTCGTACCTTGCTACAACGAAGCAGCTTCCATCGGCCGCGTTGTGCGGGATTTTCGGGCAGCACTGCCAGGCGCGGAGATTTACGTCTACGACAACAACTCCAGCGACAACACCGTCGAACTCGCACGCGAGGCTGGTGCGTTCGTAGCTTCAGAGACGCTGCAGGGCAAGGGCAACGTGATGCGCCGCATGTTCTCCGACGTCGAAGCTGACATCTACGTGCTGGTCGATGGAGACGCCACCTACGAAGCCAAGAGCGCGCCCGAGATGATTCGTATGCTCGCCGAGCAGCGACTCGACATGGTGACGGGCACGCGTGTGACCGAGATCAAGGCCGCCTATCGCCGCGGCCATCGCGCCGGCAACCTTCTGCTGACGGGCATCGTGGCCCGCATCTTCGGAAACCGCATGACCGACATGCTCTCCGGCTATCGCGTGATGAGCCGCCGCTTCGTCAAGAGCTTTCCTGCCCTGAGCTCAGGCTTCGAGACAGAGACCGAGTTGACGATCCACGCGCTTGAGCTGGCCATGCCGCTCGGCGAAATCGACACGCCGTACTACGATCGCGGCGAGGGCAGTACCTCGAAGCTGAACACCTACAACGACGGCCTTCGCATTCTGTTGACGATCATCAAGCTGGTGAAGGAAGAGCGTCCGCTGCAGTTCTTCAGCCTTCTCTCGCTGGTACTCTTTGTCACCGGCGTGGGAATCAGCATTCCAATCCTTCTGGAGTATCACCGCACGCACCTTGTGCCGCGGCTCCCCACGGCATTGCTCTCCACCGGCATCGTGCTGCTGTCGTTCATGCTGCTGGTCTGCGGGCTGATTCTGGACTCCGTGGCGCGCGGCCGCAAGGAAACCAAGCGACTGCGCTACCTCGAAATCGCCCACACGAAGCCTGGGCAGGAACTCGATCTATCGATCTTCGGCTAA
- a CDS encoding aldo/keto reductase, which translates to MPLRNLGHTGVKVSTLALGMMTYGTSKWREWVLNEDDARPFVKRALEASINFFDTADMYSVGESEVVTGKLLREFQPNRDEYVLATKVFNPMSDKPNDRGLSRKHIMHSIDASLKRLGVDYVDLYQIHRFDPNTPIEETCEALNDVVRAGKALYLGASSMYAWQFQKMLHFQQTNGLARFITMQNHYNLVYREEEREMNPLCADQKIGLLPWSPLARGFLTGTRKRGDGKTETTRARTDDFAHGLYYRDSDYTVVDRVVEVAEARGVKPAQIALAWVLAKPGVSAPIIGASKMYQLEDALGALQIKLSDEEMKRLEEPYEPHPILGH; encoded by the coding sequence ATGCCTCTCCGCAACCTCGGCCACACCGGCGTCAAGGTCTCCACTCTTGCGCTCGGCATGATGACCTATGGCACCAGCAAGTGGCGCGAGTGGGTGCTCAACGAAGACGACGCACGCCCCTTCGTAAAGCGCGCCCTGGAAGCCAGCATCAACTTCTTCGACACCGCCGACATGTACTCCGTGGGCGAGAGCGAAGTCGTCACCGGCAAGCTGCTGCGCGAGTTTCAGCCGAATCGCGACGAATACGTGCTCGCCACCAAAGTCTTCAACCCGATGAGCGACAAGCCCAACGATCGCGGCCTTTCGCGCAAGCACATCATGCACTCCATCGATGCGAGCCTGAAGCGGCTCGGCGTCGACTACGTGGACCTCTACCAGATCCACCGCTTCGATCCGAACACGCCGATCGAAGAGACCTGCGAAGCATTGAACGATGTCGTCCGCGCAGGCAAGGCGCTCTACCTCGGTGCATCGAGCATGTACGCCTGGCAGTTCCAGAAGATGCTGCACTTCCAGCAGACGAACGGCCTGGCGCGCTTCATCACGATGCAGAACCACTACAACCTCGTCTACCGCGAAGAAGAGCGCGAGATGAATCCGCTCTGCGCCGATCAGAAGATCGGCCTGCTGCCGTGGAGTCCGCTTGCACGCGGCTTCCTCACCGGCACGCGCAAACGCGGCGACGGCAAGACCGAAACCACACGCGCCCGCACTGACGACTTCGCCCACGGCCTCTACTACCGCGACTCCGACTACACCGTCGTCGATCGCGTGGTTGAGGTCGCTGAAGCACGCGGCGTAAAGCCCGCACAGATCGCCCTCGCATGGGTGCTCGCAAAGCCCGGCGTGAGCGCGCCGATCATCGGCGCGAGCAAGATGTATCAGCTCGAAGACGCACTCGGCGCACTGCAGATCAAACTCAGCGACGAAGAGATGAAGCGCCTCGAAGAACCCTACGAACCGCACCCGATTCTCGGCCACTAA
- the lpxC gene encoding UDP-3-O-acyl-N-acetylglucosamine deacetylase, which yields MAGETQFEQTIVEPLEFAGVGLHSGAEVSMRLIPAPAGSGIVFRRSDLDNYEIPANGRNVAKVSYATSLMRQGVLISTTEHLLSALIGLGVDNVIVEIDNLEVPILDGSARPYVEAILASGMKRQRRKREYIRILKPVEVREGEGANAKFIGVYPGEGYEIDYMIDFPTPIGHETFRGDLEAGDYANLIAPARTFGFVEDEPMLRNMGLIRGVSDSSAIILTKAATDRKTGVTNGPLRFDDEFVRHKVLDLIGDLALAGKRIWGRVVAERAGHAMHTALVQRLLRDRSAWELATRTESASESSVMAAIKDATLGQIPHPSVA from the coding sequence CTGGCAGGCGAAACTCAATTCGAGCAGACGATCGTAGAACCGCTGGAGTTTGCGGGCGTCGGCCTGCACTCGGGCGCAGAGGTCTCGATGCGTTTGATCCCTGCACCGGCGGGCTCGGGCATCGTCTTCCGCCGCTCCGACCTCGACAACTACGAGATTCCCGCCAATGGCCGTAACGTTGCGAAGGTGAGCTACGCTACCTCGCTGATGCGGCAGGGCGTGCTGATCTCAACCACGGAGCACCTGCTGAGCGCGTTGATCGGGCTTGGCGTGGACAACGTGATCGTGGAGATCGACAACCTCGAGGTGCCGATCCTTGACGGCTCGGCGCGACCCTATGTCGAGGCGATTTTGGCTTCGGGCATGAAGCGCCAACGCCGCAAGCGTGAGTACATTCGCATCCTGAAGCCTGTGGAAGTGCGCGAGGGTGAAGGTGCGAACGCGAAGTTCATCGGCGTTTACCCCGGCGAGGGCTACGAGATCGACTACATGATCGACTTCCCGACGCCGATTGGGCATGAGACCTTCCGCGGCGATCTCGAGGCTGGTGACTACGCCAACCTCATCGCTCCGGCGCGCACCTTCGGCTTCGTCGAGGACGAACCGATGCTGCGCAACATGGGCTTGATTCGCGGGGTGAGCGACTCGTCTGCGATCATCCTGACGAAGGCTGCGACCGATCGCAAGACCGGCGTGACCAACGGCCCGCTGCGCTTCGACGACGAGTTCGTGCGCCACAAGGTGCTGGACCTGATCGGCGACCTTGCTCTGGCGGGCAAGCGCATCTGGGGACGCGTCGTTGCCGAGCGTGCCGGCCATGCCATGCATACGGCACTGGTGCAGCGCCTGCTGCGCGACCGCTCCGCCTGGGAGCTGGCCACGCGTACCGAGTCTGCTTCGGAGTCCAGCGTGATGGCGGCGATCAAGGACGCCACGCTCGGTCAGATCCCTCACCCGTCCGTGGCATAA
- the hslU gene encoding ATP-dependent protease ATPase subunit HslU, with the protein MAIYLPGTAEDQPVPLDQMTPREIVAELDKYVVGQAAAKRAVAIALRNRQRRQKLPPDMAEEVMPKNILMIGSTGVGKTEIARRLAKLTGSPFLKVEASKFTEVGYVGRDVESMIRDLVENAIDMVRAERLDEVEDRAELAAEDRLLDLLIEQRQRELQALVTEEVGEIPAPAQPSTFELRKERDLLRQQLRDGKLDDRMVEMETRERSTPQVEVFSAQQAEESESAGLKDMLQQMFANRTRKRPMKVVDAMDYLQGEEEQRLLDMDQVVRVAIERVEDSGIVFLDEIDKIAGREGGHGPDISREGVQRDILPIVEGTSVTTKYGPVATDHILFVAAGAFHVSKPSDLIPELQGRFPIRVELQSLAVEDFLRILTEPRASLVRQSMALLETEGMVLEFAPEALEEMARFAFSVNETTENIGARRLHTIMERVLDEISFEAPDLIKAAKSGDAAATPLVTLTRRESSTGEQLVFAVTREYVEQRLAGIVKNQDLSRYIL; encoded by the coding sequence ATGGCTATCTACCTTCCCGGCACTGCCGAAGACCAACCTGTTCCGCTGGACCAGATGACGCCGCGTGAGATCGTGGCGGAGCTTGATAAGTATGTGGTGGGCCAGGCGGCGGCGAAGCGCGCTGTGGCGATCGCGCTGCGCAATCGCCAGCGGCGGCAGAAGCTGCCGCCTGATATGGCCGAAGAGGTGATGCCGAAGAACATCCTTATGATCGGCTCCACCGGCGTGGGCAAGACGGAGATTGCGCGCAGGCTCGCGAAGCTGACGGGCTCGCCGTTTCTGAAGGTCGAAGCGTCGAAGTTCACTGAGGTCGGCTACGTCGGTCGCGATGTGGAATCGATGATTCGCGACCTGGTCGAAAACGCGATCGACATGGTGCGTGCGGAGCGGCTGGACGAGGTGGAAGACCGCGCGGAGCTTGCGGCGGAAGACCGGCTCCTCGATCTGCTGATCGAGCAGCGCCAGCGAGAGTTGCAGGCTTTGGTCACGGAAGAGGTAGGCGAGATCCCTGCGCCTGCGCAACCCTCGACCTTTGAGCTACGCAAGGAGCGCGACCTGCTGCGGCAGCAGTTGCGCGATGGCAAGCTCGACGATCGCATGGTTGAGATGGAGACGCGCGAACGCAGCACGCCACAGGTGGAGGTCTTCTCGGCGCAGCAGGCAGAGGAGTCTGAGTCCGCCGGGCTGAAGGACATGCTGCAGCAGATGTTCGCCAATCGCACACGCAAGCGGCCGATGAAGGTCGTTGATGCGATGGATTATCTGCAGGGCGAGGAGGAGCAGCGCCTGCTGGATATGGACCAGGTCGTGCGCGTCGCGATCGAGCGCGTGGAGGATTCAGGCATCGTCTTCCTGGACGAGATCGACAAGATCGCCGGACGCGAAGGCGGGCATGGGCCGGACATCTCGCGCGAAGGCGTGCAGCGCGACATTCTGCCGATTGTTGAAGGCACGAGTGTGACGACAAAGTATGGTCCGGTGGCGACCGACCACATTCTCTTCGTTGCCGCAGGTGCGTTTCATGTGTCGAAGCCAAGTGACCTGATCCCCGAACTGCAGGGGCGTTTTCCAATTCGCGTCGAGTTGCAATCGCTGGCGGTAGAGGATTTTCTGCGCATTCTCACGGAGCCTCGTGCTTCTCTGGTGCGGCAGTCTATGGCGTTGCTGGAGACCGAGGGTATGGTGCTCGAGTTCGCGCCGGAGGCGCTGGAAGAGATGGCACGCTTTGCGTTCTCGGTGAACGAGACGACGGAGAACATTGGTGCGCGTCGACTGCACACCATCATGGAGCGCGTGCTGGATGAGATCAGCTTCGAGGCGCCGGACCTGATCAAAGCGGCGAAGAGCGGAGACGCAGCTGCAACGCCACTAGTCACTCTCACGCGTCGCGAGTCTTCCACTGGCGAGCAACTCGTCTTCGCCGTCACGCGCGAGTACGTGGAGCAACGTCTGGCGGGGATCGTCAAGAACCAGGACCTCAGCCGCTACATCCTGTAG
- a CDS encoding GNAT family N-acetyltransferase: MLLMGTSSPYKVLGGAKAIMRLAPVLEDFAARCGQPAGMHWLGHFLFGQDTRRKRFTMILGIQPEAEQFPAEQLQAQNLSFAVLFAEYAVLGVGTGIYVSPDASGLRSVIAPADDRAYAAMVALRVLMSRRVAVATTSFVGATRSLPARRPEAETHYKLAQRILPTTTHLPLRETYEETLAGMSKSLRFNLGYYRRRLQRDLPYEFVADAREAVNESELAGLNSGSLNPISQDEFRRRWVSSCKLRGGFLMGIRTLDGKWLSLLGGWRGGSTTVMHWQMNTAGFEKSSLVTVMRSHFIEHEIELAAERIVFYGGTPHNLNHAFVEEDVSEVIVRRRSLRAWLMQLSPASAKWRKYMGGTNTLGELLRNDELLWR, from the coding sequence ATGCTGTTGATGGGAACCTCATCACCCTACAAAGTCTTGGGCGGCGCCAAAGCCATCATGCGGCTTGCGCCGGTGCTGGAAGATTTCGCGGCCCGATGTGGTCAACCGGCCGGTATGCACTGGTTGGGGCACTTCCTTTTCGGGCAGGACACGCGTCGCAAGCGCTTCACGATGATTCTGGGGATCCAGCCCGAGGCTGAACAGTTCCCGGCGGAGCAGCTTCAGGCGCAAAACCTGAGCTTTGCGGTGCTCTTTGCGGAGTACGCCGTGCTGGGCGTCGGTACGGGAATCTATGTTTCTCCAGACGCTTCCGGCTTGCGCAGCGTGATCGCACCAGCGGACGACCGCGCCTACGCGGCGATGGTGGCGTTGCGCGTGCTGATGTCGCGCCGTGTCGCGGTGGCGACGACCTCGTTTGTAGGCGCCACGCGCAGCCTGCCTGCGCGCAGGCCTGAAGCCGAAACGCACTACAAGCTGGCCCAACGCATTTTGCCTACGACGACGCATCTGCCGCTGCGCGAAACCTACGAAGAGACGCTGGCGGGCATGAGCAAATCGCTGCGCTTCAATCTTGGCTACTATCGTCGCCGCCTGCAGCGCGATCTTCCCTACGAGTTTGTGGCAGACGCCCGCGAGGCGGTGAATGAGAGCGAGTTGGCCGGCTTGAACTCCGGGTCCTTGAATCCCATTTCGCAGGACGAGTTCCGCCGCCGCTGGGTGAGCTCCTGCAAACTGCGCGGCGGCTTTCTCATGGGGATTCGAACGCTGGACGGCAAGTGGCTCAGCCTGCTGGGTGGCTGGCGCGGCGGAAGCACCACCGTGATGCACTGGCAGATGAACACTGCGGGATTCGAGAAGAGTTCACTCGTCACGGTGATGCGGTCGCACTTCATCGAGCATGAGATTGAGTTGGCTGCGGAGCGCATCGTCTTCTACGGTGGCACGCCGCATAACCTGAACCATGCCTTCGTCGAAGAGGATGTCAGCGAAGTGATCGTGCGTCGCCGCAGCTTGCGAGCGTGGCTGATGCAGTTGAGCCCCGCAAGCGCGAAGTGGCGCAAGTACATGGGCGGAACGAATACGCTGGGCGAGCTTCTGCGCAATGACGAGCTGCTTTGGCGCTAG